A window of the bacterium genome harbors these coding sequences:
- a CDS encoding response regulator, whose protein sequence is MVDNKELGYALGVSDYLSKPVDRERLACVLRRFSCPNPPCPVLVVEDDEETRDIFKRALEKEGWSVAVAENGRVGLARVSEQIPELILLDLMMPEMDGFEFVTELRKNEAWRQIPLIVVTAKDLTQDDRNRLNGYVQSILQKGDYTKDGLMQELRSLLAACVRESAGKERTT, encoded by the coding sequence ATGGTCGATAACAAGGAGTTGGGCTATGCTCTCGGAGTAAGTGACTACTTGAGCAAGCCCGTGGACCGGGAACGGCTTGCTTGTGTGTTGCGGAGATTCAGCTGCCCGAATCCACCTTGTCCGGTGCTCGTTGTTGAAGACGATGAAGAAACCCGCGACATTTTCAAACGCGCATTGGAGAAAGAAGGCTGGAGTGTCGCTGTTGCGGAAAACGGCCGCGTCGGACTTGCCCGGGTATCCGAACAGATTCCGGAATTGATCCTTCTGGATCTCATGATGCCGGAAATGGACGGCTTTGAGTTTGTGACAGAGTTGCGAAAAAACGAAGCCTGGCGCCAGATCCCGTTGATTGTTGTTACGGCCAAAGATTTGACGCAAGATGACCGCAACCGGCTAAATGGATACGTTCAGTCCATCTTGCAGAAGGGGGACTACACCAAAGATGGGCTGATGCAAGAACTAAGAAGCTTGCTTGCCGCCTGTGTTCGCGAAAGCGCTGGAAAAGAACGCACTACGTAA
- a CDS encoding protein kinase, with the protein MNVKTLQPGQTIMHYKIVESLGEAGMGEVYRAEDQKLRRQVAIKVLSVPVMRDQTARTRLMREAIAASALNHPNIITIYAIEEVNDVSFIVMEFVEGKSLYRILKRGPLQFEQIIDVGAKVADALSAAHSIGLIHRDIKPGNIMITAGGNVKLLDFGLAKCMPNVGQDFSTDPLFASTLTTMGSPVGTINYMSPEQTRGESLDTRTDIFSLGSVLYEAATAKSPFRGASILELFHEIATAETKAPSSIVSTIPQSFDALISRAMAKKPEDRIATAAEFSETLKKLLHSELVHSREPSHEIPTIKQSASATGETIFLVEDNEDNRDMLTRRLKRKGYEVLIAVNGRDALDRIPVERPDLILMDISLPLVDGIEVSRRLKNSDATKDIPIIALTAHAMAGDREKALAAGCDDYDTKPVDFERLLNKVLRSLEKKKAK; encoded by the coding sequence ATGAATGTCAAGACACTCCAGCCTGGCCAAACGATCATGCATTACAAGATTGTTGAGTCTCTCGGTGAAGCTGGAATGGGTGAGGTGTATCGCGCGGAGGATCAAAAGCTGCGACGCCAGGTTGCTATTAAAGTTTTGTCTGTGCCTGTAATGCGCGATCAAACTGCCCGAACCAGATTGATGCGTGAAGCAATCGCAGCGTCCGCTTTAAACCATCCGAATATCATCACAATTTATGCAATTGAAGAAGTCAATGATGTCTCGTTTATCGTCATGGAATTCGTTGAAGGGAAAAGCCTCTACCGGATCCTGAAACGAGGGCCGTTGCAGTTTGAGCAAATCATTGACGTTGGAGCAAAAGTTGCTGACGCTCTTTCGGCCGCTCACTCGATCGGATTGATTCACCGGGACATCAAACCGGGAAACATCATGATTACTGCCGGGGGAAATGTGAAGCTGCTGGATTTTGGCCTCGCCAAATGTATGCCGAATGTCGGACAGGATTTTTCGACAGATCCGCTTTTCGCCAGCACGCTCACAACGATGGGCTCGCCAGTAGGAACGATCAATTACATGTCGCCTGAACAAACACGGGGGGAATCACTGGATACGCGAACTGATATTTTTTCTTTGGGAAGCGTGCTTTACGAAGCGGCAACTGCCAAATCCCCCTTCCGGGGCGCAAGCATTCTTGAATTATTCCATGAAATTGCTACTGCTGAGACAAAAGCACCCAGCAGTATCGTCTCCACTATTCCTCAATCATTTGATGCGCTCATTTCACGCGCAATGGCTAAAAAGCCGGAAGACCGCATTGCGACTGCTGCTGAATTCTCCGAAACATTGAAGAAGCTGCTCCATTCTGAGCTGGTTCATTCGCGAGAACCATCGCACGAAATTCCGACAATCAAGCAATCCGCATCAGCAACCGGAGAAACAATCTTTCTTGTAGAAGACAATGAAGACAACCGGGACATGCTAACACGCAGATTGAAACGTAAAGGCTACGAGGTACTTATCGCTGTCAACGGAAGAGATGCTCTGGATCGCATTCCCGTTGAACGACCTGACCTGATTCTAATGGACATCAGTTTGCCGCTGGTGGATGGCATTGAAGTGAGTCGCAGGTTGAAGAATTCCGATGCTACAAAGGACATCCCCATCATCGCGCTTACGGCTCATGCAATGGCGGGCGACCGTGAAAAAGCGCTGGCTGCCGGATGCGACGACTACGATACAAAACCTGTCGATTTTGAAAGACTGCTGAACAAGGTCTTGCGCTCACTGGAAAAGAAAAAAGCGAAATAG
- a CDS encoding alpha/beta hydrolase has translation MTYARVNGINLYHEVNGSGDPILLIPGLGSDAGTWGTFLPVLKEGYKTIILENRGSARSTKPSGTYTTESMAEDAIALLDQLQMEQVHVVGKSMGGMIAQILAARHPERVRSLVLACTLMRHDSYGEELLEMGRILAEKAGLFETYRLAFLLSYSNEYCVTNRSRLDEARRLLAEIGSEELLQGYLSQSIACETHDSRELARQIKAPTLVIAAKEDSITTPEQSRDLAASIPNAELMIFSRGKHGFWREFPDEVNPVVLNFLARHHS, from the coding sequence ATGACATACGCTCGCGTTAATGGCATCAATCTCTACCACGAAGTAAACGGGTCCGGTGATCCAATCCTGTTGATTCCCGGGTTGGGTTCCGATGCTGGAACTTGGGGAACATTTTTACCCGTCCTGAAGGAAGGTTACAAAACGATCATACTGGAGAATCGAGGATCAGCGAGATCCACGAAACCCTCCGGAACTTACACGACTGAGAGTATGGCTGAAGATGCGATAGCGCTTTTGGACCAACTCCAGATGGAACAGGTTCATGTAGTCGGGAAATCCATGGGAGGAATGATCGCTCAGATTCTTGCCGCGCGCCATCCGGAAAGGGTCCGTTCGCTCGTTCTCGCCTGCACATTAATGCGGCATGATTCGTACGGAGAGGAGCTGCTCGAGATGGGGCGCATTCTCGCCGAAAAAGCCGGACTTTTCGAAACTTACCGGTTGGCTTTCCTTCTATCCTATTCGAATGAATATTGTGTGACGAATCGTTCCCGCCTGGATGAAGCGCGGCGGTTGCTGGCAGAAATCGGCTCAGAAGAGCTGCTGCAAGGCTATCTTAGCCAGTCGATTGCCTGCGAGACGCATGACAGCCGGGAGCTGGCAAGACAAATCAAAGCTCCCACTCTGGTGATCGCTGCGAAGGAGGACTCGATCACAACTCCGGAACAATCCCGCGATCTGGCCGCTTCCATTCCGAACGCCGAACTGATGATTTTCTCGCGTGGCAAACACGGATTCTGGCGTGAGTTTCCCGATGAAGTAAATCCCGTCGTCCTCAATTTTCTAGCGCGCCATCACTCATGA
- a CDS encoding tetratricopeptide repeat protein — protein sequence MKFRFLFLFFLLISVQVFAAAGKVRGTVKDVDGKPIDKATITISSTGEISQKYTAHTNAKGEYIHIGVFPGEYRVTVSKEGYKPVEYEYADVRVTLADKGTTVDFKMQSVAAQQKTQQPAASEESPAVKEAKAGLAALNGGKLDEAIAAFEKALQLDSTLVVAHYNLGAAYERKDNLEKARQHFQEAVKLKPDFGEGYLAIGNSYLAERKFDSPAIDALTKATELLPQNYNAFYNLGVCYSNSGKYVEAESAYRKAVEINPKEPVAHYQLAMALLGQSKSAEAKSEFQKYLELNPNAADRKEVEELMSTL from the coding sequence ATGAAGTTTCGTTTTCTGTTTTTGTTCTTTCTCCTGATATCGGTGCAGGTTTTTGCTGCAGCCGGGAAGGTCCGCGGTACGGTCAAGGATGTGGATGGAAAACCGATTGACAAGGCCACGATCACGATTAGTTCGACCGGCGAAATCAGTCAGAAATACACTGCGCATACAAATGCAAAAGGGGAATACATACACATAGGTGTATTCCCCGGAGAGTACCGGGTCACGGTCAGCAAAGAAGGATATAAGCCGGTAGAGTATGAGTACGCTGACGTTCGTGTAACTTTAGCCGACAAAGGAACAACTGTAGATTTTAAGATGCAATCCGTTGCGGCTCAGCAGAAAACGCAGCAGCCCGCCGCGTCTGAAGAATCGCCTGCCGTTAAAGAGGCAAAAGCCGGACTTGCCGCGTTGAACGGAGGGAAATTGGACGAAGCAATTGCCGCGTTCGAAAAAGCATTGCAACTCGATTCAACGCTTGTGGTTGCTCATTACAATCTGGGGGCTGCTTATGAACGTAAAGATAACTTAGAAAAGGCAAGGCAGCACTTTCAAGAAGCGGTCAAGCTGAAACCGGATTTCGGTGAAGGTTATCTTGCGATTGGCAATAGTTATCTTGCCGAAAGAAAGTTTGATTCTCCAGCAATCGACGCGCTCACGAAAGCGACCGAACTGTTGCCGCAAAACTACAATGCTTTCTACAATCTAGGTGTATGTTATTCCAACTCCGGCAAGTATGTTGAGGCGGAGAGCGCCTATCGGAAAGCTGTTGAGATCAATCCAAAAGAGCCAGTTGCTCACTATCAACTCGCAATGGCTTTGTTGGGACAATCCAAAAGTGCGGAGGCGAAATCAGAATTTCAAAAATATCTTGAGCTGAATCCGAATGCCGCCGATCGCAAAGAAGTGGAAGAGTTGATGAGTACGCTGTGA
- a CDS encoding GWxTD domain-containing protein — protein MKKLAMFCFLALTVVAFAADKWIDQIQVLMTEQEKADFKKLKSDADKEKFVADFWAKRDPTAGTPENEFKNNYETNFAQVNAKMKDKRAFESDMGQTLLLLGPPADQKQEGGKPAGYGEEEEGGAPGKQVWVFRNLPAEVASGEVTIEFRVSGGAWKFADKKIAQALLEKARERAISAGQAAAHTPQEPAAKQPQAAAKPAVSDAPPVTSPDVKAALDATATGAAPKDIPVIALVDSFMTSEGEVFSTFALNTGADSSGGKVGIRVLDSTGNTVKETELPFVDATATPAEPAGYFQSRLPMTPGEYSVALAVSSGGKAGGVKKTLSVPQYDGKFAISSIILSKKFNQLTEAKPEKTPYTFGKIKVDPNTERVFSKTDELIIVYEAYNFQQDATGQASLEATITFQKGTDKPKPTTPSPAKGLVTGKKMTVPTSFSLSESFFTPGEWKIKLTVNDKGSSQSATQEAGFTIK, from the coding sequence ATGAAAAAGTTAGCAATGTTCTGTTTTCTCGCTCTGACTGTCGTTGCTTTTGCCGCCGACAAGTGGATTGATCAAATTCAAGTCCTGATGACAGAACAGGAAAAGGCCGATTTCAAGAAATTGAAATCTGACGCAGACAAGGAGAAATTCGTGGCGGATTTCTGGGCAAAAAGAGATCCGACCGCAGGCACGCCCGAAAATGAATTCAAAAACAACTATGAAACGAATTTTGCGCAAGTGAATGCCAAGATGAAGGACAAACGCGCTTTTGAATCAGACATGGGCCAGACGCTGCTTTTGCTGGGGCCTCCAGCGGATCAAAAACAGGAAGGAGGAAAACCTGCGGGTTACGGTGAAGAAGAAGAGGGAGGCGCGCCCGGGAAGCAGGTTTGGGTTTTCCGGAATTTGCCGGCTGAAGTAGCATCCGGGGAGGTCACGATTGAATTCCGAGTATCCGGAGGAGCATGGAAATTTGCCGACAAGAAAATAGCTCAAGCTCTTCTGGAAAAAGCGCGCGAGCGAGCCATCAGCGCTGGTCAGGCAGCAGCGCACACTCCGCAAGAGCCGGCTGCGAAGCAGCCACAGGCCGCAGCGAAACCCGCAGTCAGCGATGCGCCACCGGTCACGTCCCCCGATGTCAAGGCCGCACTGGATGCAACCGCAACGGGTGCTGCTCCGAAGGACATTCCGGTAATTGCTCTGGTTGATTCTTTCATGACTTCTGAAGGCGAGGTGTTTTCAACCTTTGCGCTCAACACAGGCGCAGATTCAAGCGGCGGAAAAGTCGGCATCCGCGTCCTCGATTCAACAGGGAATACTGTGAAGGAGACGGAACTCCCGTTTGTGGATGCGACGGCAACACCTGCTGAGCCTGCCGGCTATTTTCAGAGCAGACTGCCGATGACCCCCGGCGAATATTCCGTGGCGCTTGCAGTAAGCTCCGGAGGAAAAGCCGGCGGTGTAAAGAAGACGCTGAGCGTTCCTCAATACGATGGAAAATTCGCGATCAGCTCCATCATCCTTTCGAAAAAGTTCAATCAATTGACGGAGGCAAAACCTGAGAAAACACCCTATACCTTTGGAAAGATCAAAGTGGATCCGAATACCGAACGAGTATTCTCAAAAACCGATGAGTTGATTATTGTCTATGAAGCTTACAACTTTCAGCAAGACGCAACTGGTCAAGCAAGCCTGGAAGCAACCATTACTTTTCAAAAAGGAACCGACAAACCGAAGCCAACAACGCCTTCTCCTGCCAAGGGTCTGGTGACCGGCAAGAAGATGACCGTTCCCACAAGTTTTTCCTTGAGTGAATCCTTTTTCACACCGGGCGAATGGAAAATCAAGTTGACTGTCAACGATAAGGGCAGCAGTCAATCGGCAACTCAGGAAGCTGGTTTTACAATTAAGTAG
- a CDS encoding cobalamin-binding protein, whose protein sequence is MRIVSLLPSATEILFALGLGDKVVGVTHECDYPSEARSLPVLTQCVFDSEKMTQEEIDTEVKRLATAGESLYRINDQLLSEADPDLIVTQDLCHVCAITPGEVQRAVDLLGKKPEIVSLSPKLLEDVFADMDTVARSAGMDADGVIQKLHARVRRIAPAATLCEKPTVGCLEWLEPLWRTGHWIPGMVQLAGAEEVLAEGGKPSRGLSWEELQSKNPDIIILMPCGYNLGRAREEFFRVRRSYPWENLRAYQNQAIFVVDANSYFSRSGPRLVDGLEMLAEIFHPEYFANLAPLHSYVRFTV, encoded by the coding sequence ATGAGAATCGTTAGTTTATTACCATCTGCAACAGAGATACTCTTTGCGCTGGGCTTGGGCGACAAGGTTGTGGGAGTAACTCACGAATGCGATTACCCCTCCGAAGCGCGCTCCTTGCCGGTACTGACTCAGTGCGTTTTCGATTCGGAGAAGATGACGCAAGAAGAAATAGACACGGAAGTGAAGCGTCTTGCAACAGCGGGGGAGAGTTTGTATCGAATCAATGATCAACTTTTGAGTGAGGCTGACCCGGATCTGATCGTCACACAGGATCTTTGTCATGTGTGTGCGATCACTCCTGGAGAAGTTCAGCGCGCCGTGGATTTGTTGGGAAAGAAGCCGGAAATCGTCAGCCTGAGCCCGAAATTGTTGGAGGATGTCTTTGCCGACATGGATACAGTTGCCAGATCAGCCGGAATGGATGCTGATGGTGTAATCCAAAAGCTTCACGCAAGGGTCAGGAGAATTGCTCCCGCAGCTACTTTGTGTGAGAAACCAACTGTGGGTTGTCTGGAATGGCTCGAGCCGCTGTGGCGCACTGGACACTGGATTCCTGGAATGGTGCAGCTTGCGGGCGCCGAGGAGGTTCTGGCAGAAGGGGGAAAGCCTTCTCGCGGCCTGTCCTGGGAGGAATTGCAATCAAAGAATCCTGATATTATCATCCTCATGCCGTGCGGTTATAATTTAGGCAGGGCGCGCGAAGAGTTTTTTCGCGTCAGGCGAAGTTATCCCTGGGAGAACTTGCGGGCATATCAGAATCAGGCCATCTTTGTAGTAGACGCGAACTCGTATTTCAGCCGGTCGGGTCCGCGTCTGGTAGACGGGCTGGAAATGCTCGCAGAAATTTTTCACCCTGAATACTTCGCAAACCTGGCCCCCTTGCACTCATACGTTAGGTTCACTGTTTAA
- the lepA gene encoding translation elongation factor 4: MKNQRIRNFSIIAHIDHGKSTLADRLLELTGALSAREMSEQVLDTNTIERERGITIKAHAVRLEYKAKDGETYILNLIDTPGHVDFSYEVSRSLAACEGVLLVVDAAQGVEAQTLANAYLALENNLIILPVINKIDLPSADIERTKEQLQNIIGFTDEKMYYVSAKTGIGVPELLEGLIHTIPPPKGDPEDALKALIFDSWYDSYRGVVVLVRVFEGTLRVRDRIKFMSNNQSYEVTDLGVFTPKMKSVDELAAGEVGCIIAAIKRIEDTKIGDTVTLEKRPTDAPLPGFREIKPMVFAGLYPTESTEYESLRDALEKLRLNDSSFFFEPENSMALGFGFRCGFLGLLHMEIIQQRLENEFNISLITTAPNVRYRMILTSGTVLEIENPSKMPASQLITQMEEPMIEALIMTKDEFVGPILKICEARRGVQKGMEYLSTDRVLIKYDLPLNEIVIDFYDALKSVSRGYASFDYNFIGYQPSELVKLDLLVNGEPVDALSLILHKEKAYYRGRALAAKMKSLIPRQLFEVVIQAAIGHKIIARETVSAMRKNVIAKCYGGDITRKRKLLEKQKEGKKRMKRVGKVDIPQEAFLAILKEDQKQ; the protein is encoded by the coding sequence ATGAAAAATCAAAGAATACGAAACTTTAGTATTATTGCGCACATTGATCATGGCAAGTCGACTCTTGCGGATCGGTTGCTGGAGCTGACCGGAGCTTTGTCCGCTCGAGAAATGTCGGAACAGGTCCTGGACACAAATACCATCGAGCGAGAGCGTGGCATAACGATCAAAGCTCACGCGGTTCGCCTGGAATACAAAGCCAAAGATGGCGAGACATACATCCTGAACTTGATTGACACACCCGGACATGTCGATTTTTCCTACGAAGTTTCCCGGTCCCTTGCTGCATGCGAAGGCGTTCTGCTTGTGGTGGATGCAGCACAAGGTGTAGAAGCTCAAACGCTCGCAAATGCGTATCTTGCCCTCGAAAACAACCTGATCATTCTACCGGTGATCAACAAGATCGATCTACCGAGCGCAGACATCGAACGGACAAAAGAACAGCTTCAAAACATCATCGGTTTTACGGATGAAAAGATGTACTACGTGAGCGCAAAAACCGGTATCGGTGTGCCGGAGCTGCTGGAAGGATTGATTCATACGATTCCTCCACCCAAGGGAGATCCTGAAGATGCATTGAAGGCGCTGATTTTCGACTCATGGTACGACTCTTACCGCGGTGTGGTTGTGCTCGTTCGTGTTTTTGAAGGAACGTTGCGTGTACGGGACCGCATCAAATTCATGTCAAACAATCAAAGCTACGAAGTGACAGACCTCGGAGTCTTTACGCCGAAAATGAAATCGGTGGATGAGCTGGCCGCCGGAGAAGTCGGTTGTATCATCGCCGCAATCAAAAGGATCGAGGATACAAAGATAGGCGACACTGTCACATTGGAAAAACGACCCACTGATGCGCCTTTGCCGGGATTTCGAGAAATCAAACCGATGGTTTTTGCTGGCCTGTATCCCACAGAAAGCACGGAATACGAATCGCTCAGAGATGCTTTGGAAAAGCTCCGATTAAACGATTCATCCTTTTTCTTCGAGCCGGAGAATTCAATGGCGCTCGGATTTGGTTTCCGCTGCGGTTTTCTCGGATTGCTTCACATGGAAATCATTCAGCAAAGGTTGGAAAATGAATTCAACATTTCTCTGATTACAACCGCTCCGAATGTCCGCTACCGAATGATTTTAACCAGCGGCACCGTCCTGGAAATCGAAAATCCATCGAAAATGCCGGCAAGCCAGCTGATCACACAGATGGAAGAACCGATGATCGAAGCATTGATCATGACAAAAGACGAATTTGTTGGTCCGATTCTGAAGATCTGCGAGGCCCGGCGTGGCGTGCAAAAAGGGATGGAATATCTTTCCACAGATCGCGTGCTGATCAAGTACGATCTTCCGTTGAACGAGATCGTGATCGATTTTTACGACGCCTTGAAATCCGTGTCCAGAGGTTATGCTTCCTTCGACTACAACTTCATCGGCTATCAGCCCTCCGAACTCGTGAAGCTCGATCTCCTCGTAAATGGCGAGCCTGTGGACGCCCTTTCGTTGATCCTCCATAAGGAAAAAGCTTATTATAGAGGGCGTGCTCTTGCCGCAAAAATGAAGTCGCTGATTCCCCGTCAGCTCTTCGAAGTCGTGATTCAAGCAGCCATCGGACATAAAATCATAGCTCGTGAAACCGTTTCTGCAATGCGCAAGAACGTGATTGCCAAATGCTATGGCGGGGACATCACGCGAAAGCGAAAACTACTGGAGAAACAAAAAGAAGGCAAGAAGAGAATGAAGCGTGTGGGAAAAGTCGATATCCCGCAAGAAGCCTTTCTCGCAATCCTGAAGGAGGATCAAAAGCAATAA
- the lepB gene encoding signal peptidase I, whose amino-acid sequence METVEFKKSVAREYFEAIVLAVVLALFFRTFVVEAFKIPSSSMEDNLLIGDHILVNKFAYAPTMFNWEKKILPIRNVSRTDVIVFKYPEDPGRNFIKRVIAVENEEIEIRNRQVLINSKPIEEPYKVHKSDLQPDLVGIVSDDFGPKKVGKGLYFAMGDNRDNSKDSRAWGLVPKDFIKGRAFIVYWSFDGPQNIGPSTMGENLRHIAHIVVNFIPDTRWERFFKIIR is encoded by the coding sequence ATGGAAACTGTCGAATTCAAAAAATCAGTCGCTCGTGAGTATTTTGAAGCGATTGTACTCGCCGTTGTCCTTGCATTATTTTTTCGGACCTTTGTTGTAGAAGCGTTTAAGATACCCAGCAGCTCCATGGAAGACAATCTGTTGATTGGCGATCACATACTAGTGAACAAGTTTGCTTACGCGCCAACGATGTTTAATTGGGAGAAAAAGATTTTGCCGATCAGGAACGTGAGCCGGACTGATGTAATTGTTTTCAAATATCCGGAAGACCCTGGCCGGAATTTCATTAAGAGAGTTATCGCTGTTGAGAACGAAGAAATCGAAATTCGGAACCGCCAGGTCCTTATTAACAGTAAACCGATTGAAGAACCGTACAAAGTGCATAAATCCGATTTACAGCCGGATCTTGTAGGAATTGTCAGTGATGATTTTGGACCCAAAAAGGTCGGAAAAGGTCTTTATTTTGCCATGGGAGATAACCGCGACAACAGCAAAGATAGTCGCGCGTGGGGACTTGTGCCGAAGGATTTTATAAAAGGGAGAGCTTTCATTGTTTACTGGTCATTTGACGGACCGCAAAACATTGGACCATCCACCATGGGAGAAAATCTGCGGCACATTGCGCATATCGTTGTGAATTTTATTCCAGACACGCGGTGGGAACGCTTCTTCAAAATCATCCGGTGA
- a CDS encoding SAM-dependent chlorinase/fluorinase, which translates to MNFVPPASSRQSVAPAARRRNISALRASLTVFILLIPLLSFSSSPTVVFMSDFGTIDDSVAICKGVMLGIEPDLRIIDITHEVQPFSIMDAARFLAGTAPHFPSGTVFVVVVDPGVGSVRKPIVVKSRKNQFFVLPDNGLITLVEEADGIESVREITNIKWMNGNALSSTFHGRDIFSPVAAHLASGKDWIEVGPVVPTPIRLDVHRSRIDEKGLTGEIIGTDGPYGNLLTNIPAEIFQKMNIALGDLIHARIGERDFEIPFVKTFSDVAVGQPLFYIDSRGRLGIAINQGNFADAYKIRPPAPIFVYRRKP; encoded by the coding sequence ATGAACTTTGTACCGCCGGCTTCCAGCCGGCAGTCTGTAGCGCCGGCGGCTCGCCGGCGAAACATATCTGCACTCAGAGCATCGTTAACTGTATTCATCCTTCTAATCCCCCTCCTGTCCTTCTCCTCCTCACCCACCGTCGTCTTCATGAGCGACTTCGGCACCATCGATGACTCCGTCGCTATTTGCAAAGGTGTAATGCTTGGAATCGAACCGGATCTTCGCATCATCGATATCACCCATGAAGTTCAGCCCTTTTCCATCATGGATGCAGCGCGTTTCCTTGCAGGTACAGCACCTCACTTTCCTTCGGGCACGGTATTTGTTGTGGTAGTAGATCCGGGAGTAGGAAGCGTACGAAAACCGATCGTGGTCAAATCGCGAAAAAACCAGTTTTTCGTGCTCCCTGACAATGGCTTGATCACGCTCGTGGAAGAGGCCGATGGTATCGAGAGTGTGCGGGAAATCACAAACATAAAATGGATGAACGGGAATGCGCTCTCCTCAACCTTTCATGGCCGGGATATTTTTTCGCCTGTGGCTGCGCATCTGGCAAGCGGCAAAGATTGGATTGAGGTGGGACCCGTAGTCCCGACTCCGATCCGTCTGGATGTCCACCGATCCAGGATCGATGAAAAAGGACTCACGGGTGAAATTATCGGAACTGACGGTCCTTACGGAAACCTCCTGACAAACATCCCGGCAGAAATATTCCAGAAGATGAACATCGCGCTAGGCGATCTCATTCATGCGCGGATCGGAGAACGTGATTTTGAAATTCCGTTCGTCAAAACATTCAGTGATGTGGCTGTAGGTCAACCTCTTTTCTACATCGATTCGCGCGGGCGTCTCGGAATCGCTATCAATCAAGGCAACTTCGCGGACGCATATAAAATACGTCCTCCCGCCCCAATCTTTGTTTATCGCAGAAAGCCGTAA